One window of the Anaeromyxobacter dehalogenans 2CP-C genome contains the following:
- the cmk gene encoding (d)CMP kinase produces MPASQGSSPASAHRPFIVAIDGPAGAGKSTASRQLAARLGFAMVDTGAIYRTVALAATLRGIALDDDARLGQLLPKLAIRFAPSGQPGGGQRVLLGEEDVSVEIRTPPMSLGASKVSARPVVRAGLLDLQRRLALAAENRGAVLEGRDIGTVVFPDADAKFFLVATPEERARRRHAELLAKGDPSTFEEVLADQLKRDRQDSEREIAPLRPADDAVVVDTSGTPLEAVVDALAREVRARQRRRGRGGGRP; encoded by the coding sequence ATGCCCGCCTCCCAGGGCTCCAGCCCCGCCTCCGCGCACCGCCCATTCATCGTCGCGATCGACGGCCCGGCCGGCGCGGGCAAGTCCACCGCCTCCCGCCAGCTCGCCGCCCGGCTCGGCTTCGCCATGGTGGACACCGGCGCCATCTACCGGACCGTGGCGCTCGCCGCGACGCTCCGCGGGATCGCGCTCGACGACGACGCCCGCCTGGGCCAGCTGCTCCCGAAGCTCGCCATCCGGTTCGCGCCCTCGGGGCAGCCCGGCGGCGGCCAGCGGGTCCTCCTCGGCGAGGAGGACGTGTCGGTGGAGATCCGCACCCCGCCCATGTCGCTCGGGGCGAGCAAGGTGTCGGCGCGGCCGGTGGTGCGGGCCGGGCTGCTGGACCTGCAGCGCCGGCTCGCGCTCGCCGCCGAGAACCGCGGGGCGGTGCTGGAGGGGCGCGACATCGGCACGGTGGTGTTCCCGGACGCGGACGCCAAGTTCTTCCTGGTCGCCACGCCAGAGGAGCGGGCGCGGCGGCGCCACGCCGAGCTGCTGGCGAAGGGCGATCCCTCCACGTTCGAGGAGGTGCTCGCCGATCAGCTGAAGCGCGACCGGCAGGACTCCGAGCGCGAGATCGCGCCGCTCCGCCCGGCCGACGACGCGGTGGTGGTGGACACGAGCGGCACGCCGCTCGAGGCGGTGGTGGACGCGCTCGCCCGCGAGGTGCGCGCGCGCCAGCGCCGGCGCGGGCGGGGCGGGGGCCGGCCGTGA
- a CDS encoding acetyl-CoA carboxylase carboxyltransferase subunit alpha, whose amino-acid sequence MSKPAYALDFERPLLALESKIAELKELSGGAKVDFSEEIQKLEKKARKLQAEIFSDLDRWQTVQLARHPQRPYTLDYLRELFTDFFDIEGDRRFSADHSIVSGFARFDGEPVVVIGHQKGRSTKENMLRNFGMPRPEGYRKARRLFDLANRFRKPVITFIDTPGAYPGIGAEERGQAEAIAVNLEVMASLEVPVIAIVIGEGGSGGALALGVANRVLMLQYSIYSVISPESCSAILYRDPTKAQKSADALKLTARDLAGFGITDELIPEAPGGAHRDPVLTAKNVGDALRRHLAELRKLTPEQLVTDRYRKFRAMGVFTSEE is encoded by the coding sequence GTGTCCAAGCCAGCCTACGCCCTCGACTTCGAGCGCCCGCTCCTCGCCCTCGAGTCCAAGATCGCCGAGCTGAAGGAGCTCTCCGGCGGCGCCAAGGTCGACTTCAGCGAGGAGATCCAGAAGCTCGAGAAGAAGGCCCGGAAGCTCCAGGCCGAGATCTTCAGCGACCTCGACCGGTGGCAGACGGTCCAGCTCGCCCGGCACCCGCAGCGCCCGTACACCCTCGACTACCTGAGGGAGCTGTTCACCGACTTCTTCGACATCGAGGGCGACCGGCGCTTCTCCGCCGACCACTCGATCGTGTCCGGGTTCGCCCGCTTCGACGGCGAGCCGGTGGTGGTCATCGGCCACCAGAAGGGCCGGAGCACCAAGGAGAACATGCTCCGGAACTTCGGCATGCCGCGGCCGGAGGGCTACCGCAAGGCGCGCCGGCTGTTCGACCTCGCCAACCGCTTCCGCAAGCCGGTCATCACCTTCATCGACACGCCGGGCGCGTACCCGGGCATCGGCGCCGAGGAGCGCGGCCAGGCCGAGGCCATCGCGGTGAACCTCGAGGTGATGGCGTCGCTCGAGGTGCCGGTCATCGCGATCGTCATCGGCGAGGGCGGTTCGGGCGGCGCGCTCGCGCTCGGCGTCGCGAACCGCGTGCTCATGCTGCAGTACTCGATCTACTCGGTCATCTCGCCGGAGAGCTGCAGCGCCATCCTCTACCGCGACCCGACCAAGGCGCAGAAGTCGGCCGACGCGCTGAAGCTGACGGCGCGCGACCTGGCCGGCTTCGGGATCACCGACGAGCTCATCCCCGAGGCGCCCGGCGGCGCGCACCGCGACCCGGTGCTCACCGCCAAGAACGTGGGCGACGCGCTCCGGCGCCACCTCGCCGAGCTCCGGAAGCTCACCCCCGAGCAGCTCGTCACCGACCGGTACCGCAAGTTCCGGGCGATGGGCGTGTTCACCTCGGAGGAGTGA
- a CDS encoding alpha/beta hydrolase-fold protein, which yields MIRPSHAAALLFLSSLAGRAAAAAPDRVVELPARSGAALRLTVRAPEAAPGARLPVVYLADGARDLAAVGAAAQGLARRGEMPEVILVAVERAEAGVTPAAAGAGSASPAADAALAPEVAPWVERNHPAAALRIVAGRRPAGTPEGWRPLPLAGDAAPEVTAAAVAGLRGIFQGWGMPVARGDVGPRGGAAAVEAHYRALSARFGWEVPPPEPALRLAGLQQARDGDAAGALRTLERNASLHAGVPAAHGVLGQAYEAGGRAGDARREFQSAWDLARKAKDPRAADYEKAYQRAVAEAERAFSGTCSSPPSLTTRGR from the coding sequence ATGATCCGCCCGTCTCACGCCGCCGCCCTGCTCTTCCTGTCGTCGCTCGCCGGCCGCGCCGCCGCGGCGGCGCCGGACCGGGTGGTGGAGCTGCCCGCCCGGTCGGGCGCCGCGCTGCGGCTCACCGTGCGCGCGCCCGAGGCCGCGCCCGGCGCGCGGCTCCCGGTGGTCTACCTGGCCGACGGCGCCCGGGATCTCGCCGCGGTGGGCGCGGCCGCGCAAGGGCTCGCGCGGCGCGGCGAGATGCCGGAGGTGATCCTGGTGGCGGTCGAGCGCGCCGAGGCCGGCGTGACGCCGGCGGCCGCCGGCGCGGGCTCGGCCTCGCCGGCCGCCGACGCGGCGCTGGCCCCCGAGGTGGCGCCCTGGGTGGAGCGCAACCACCCGGCGGCGGCGCTGCGGATCGTGGCCGGGCGGCGACCGGCCGGCACGCCCGAGGGCTGGCGCCCGCTGCCGCTCGCCGGCGACGCCGCGCCCGAGGTGACCGCCGCCGCCGTGGCCGGGCTGCGCGGCATCTTCCAGGGCTGGGGCATGCCGGTGGCCCGCGGCGACGTCGGCCCGCGCGGCGGGGCGGCCGCGGTCGAGGCGCACTACCGCGCGCTGTCGGCGCGGTTCGGGTGGGAGGTGCCGCCCCCCGAGCCGGCGCTGCGCCTCGCCGGGCTCCAGCAGGCCAGGGACGGCGACGCGGCCGGCGCGCTCCGGACGCTGGAGCGGAACGCCTCGCTCCACGCGGGCGTGCCCGCGGCGCACGGGGTCCTGGGGCAGGCGTACGAGGCGGGCGGGCGCGCCGGCGACGCGCGGCGCGAGTTCCAGTCCGCCTGGGACCTGGCGCGCAAGGCGAAGGACCCGCGCGCGGCCGACTACGAGAAGGCCTACCAGCGCGCGGTGGCCGAGGCCGAGCGCGCCTTCTCCGGCACCTGCTCCAGCCCGCCTTCCCTCACCACCCGCGGGCGGTGA